The Janthinobacterium lividum genome has a window encoding:
- a CDS encoding ABC transporter ATP-binding protein translates to MELQIRKLSKTYANGVVALDNVSLTIPPGMFGLLGPNGAGKSTLMRTLATLQECDSGSIFFGDYDVLDDKDEIRRMLGYLPQDFGLYPKVTAYELLDHFATLKGLSQWARRREVVDGLLQQTNLFDVRHQRLGGFSGGMRQRFGIAQALLGDPKLIIVDEPTAGLDPQERVRFHNLLSDIGEDKTVILSTHIVSDVADLCANMAIINKGHLLLCGKTQELIDEVSCKIWARFVDKKELASFQQRHAVISTRLLSGRTLIHVYSDDDPGDGFEEAIGDLEDLYFATIAGRHRVAPQCD, encoded by the coding sequence ATGGAATTGCAGATTCGCAAATTGTCGAAGACCTACGCGAATGGCGTGGTGGCGCTGGATAACGTGTCGCTGACGATACCGCCAGGGATGTTCGGCTTGCTGGGCCCGAATGGCGCCGGCAAGTCGACCCTGATGCGCACCCTGGCCACCTTGCAGGAATGCGATTCCGGCTCCATCTTCTTCGGCGACTACGACGTGCTCGACGACAAGGACGAGATCCGCCGCATGCTGGGCTACCTGCCGCAAGACTTCGGCCTGTACCCGAAAGTGACGGCCTACGAGCTGCTCGACCACTTCGCCACCTTGAAAGGCTTGTCGCAATGGGCGCGCCGGCGCGAGGTCGTCGATGGTCTGTTGCAGCAAACCAACCTATTCGACGTGCGCCACCAGCGCCTGGGCGGTTTTTCCGGCGGCATGCGCCAGCGCTTCGGCATCGCGCAAGCCCTGCTGGGCGACCCGAAACTGATCATTGTCGACGAGCCGACGGCCGGCCTCGACCCGCAGGAGCGCGTGCGCTTCCATAATCTGCTGTCCGACATCGGTGAAGACAAGACGGTGATCCTGTCGACCCACATCGTGTCCGACGTGGCCGACCTGTGCGCCAACATGGCCATCATCAACAAGGGCCATTTGCTACTGTGCGGCAAGACCCAGGAATTGATTGACGAAGTCAGCTGCAAGATCTGGGCGCGTTTTGTCGACAAGAAAGAGCTGGCCAGCTTCCAACAGCGCCACGCCGTCATTTCCACGCGCTTGCTGTCGGGCCGCACCTTGATCCACGTCTACAGCGACGACGACCCGGGCGATGGCTTCGAGGAAGCCATCGGCGACCTGGAAGACCTGTATTTCGCCACCATTGCCGGGCGCCACCGCGTCGCCCCGCAATGCGACTAA